The Scylla paramamosain isolate STU-SP2022 chromosome 30, ASM3559412v1, whole genome shotgun sequence DNA window ttcttgttttaccctccttctcttcttccttagcTTTGTATTCTTCTTGTACCTTCCTGTTATTGTCTCACTTTCCCTAAACTAGcatctttttgtctcttttacCGTTACATCTCtcctatttgtttttgttttactctCTTCAtacttgcttctcttcttcatttgctttctattcctcttttaccttcttgttcttgtctttctctttccaaaCTCGCTTGTATTTACCTTCGTTATCTTTGTATTCATattattccttcttatttttgtttcatttataaTAATgtatacttttcctctctccttagctctcctcttcctccttgtcctcctcctccttttcgtacagtttcttccatttttcttcccattcccaCCATCATATTGTCATTTATCTATAaacatccttttccttctttttcttttctaccctcccatccttttcctttttcccattCTCTCATCATACGatttccacctcttctcttctctatcttgtTATCTTACTCTTGTCTTGTCGCGTACCTGTTAATTTATCGTATCCTcaatttctttctcccttctcctcctcctcttccttttcctcttctggtGTCCGCATATTATAcctttcgttctctcttttctccttttccttctcctctcttgtaTTCTGTCATgttctcatttattcatctatgtcctttctcctcctcctcttcgtatagTGGATTATGCCCCTAgttattctcctctcccttcttcgtctcccttccttcatttagtGCAGTATCTCCCCAgttattctcctctcccttcttctccttttcttcatttaactGTATTATGTTCCCagttattcttctcttctttctcttcctccctcatccttgCTCTTGTCGCATCAGTTAATGTAGtgtatcctcttccttctccttctcttcctcctcttattaatGTATTATGTCCTcagctttcctctctccctgctcctcctgctctccttttCGCTCCAATTTcatgcactcctcctcctcctcctcctcttctccaatcATCGTTTCCTTGCAAGGCGCAGTCAACACAAACCCAACACGGAACGTAATTGGCTCGATACCCAGTGACGTCATCAAGTTCAGCCCACCAATAACACGAGGCAGAGAACACGTTGCCAGACGCACGACGATAACACCTTATTTTACTGGCCAGATTTGGATTACTAGGAGGATTCTGGATACAAGAGGCGGAAGTGGTCTGGCTGGGtgggggcaggggagggaatTGGTTAGGAGAGTGTGGCTTTATGGCAAAACGATCAGCCAATCCCCGTCCTCGCTTCACCAGGTCTCGTTTTCGTTTGCTCGTGATCAAGGGAGCCGCCAGCCAATCACGTGCCTCGCTGCAGTTTTACATAGTTGGCGCCCCTCACTGCTTCGACCAATGAGGAGGGAGATTGACTGGAGTGGCGACGCGCGTGTTatagtgcgagagagagagagagagagagagagagagagagagagagagagagagagagagagagagagagagagagagagagagcaggcagtCTACATGTACTGTATGGTTGTTATGGCTGGATGGAGCCTTAATATTAGTGGGGCGAGGACTAGCATGGTCATAGCATGAGATtatggccgagagagagagagagagagagagagagagagagagagagcaacaaataaacataaaaaacagACAGGGTTTGTATTAATATCTCCATCAGAATGATAAATCGCTAATAACGCTTTCCgcttagacagacagacacacacacacacacacacacacacacacacacacacacacacacacacacacacacacacacacacacacacacacactaaaacaaaaGACCCAAACagctaaatgaaaaaaatagcaatgaaataaagaaataagataaaaataactgaaaaaaaataataaaagaaaacaaatacgaATACCGAAAAAgttccgaacacacacacacgcacaaacggagacagcaaggaaaaaaatgggacagacgaacagacagacaaggacagaaagagaagagaaacagacaggtagacaaaaaagacagacaaacaaagaaatacgAGGACAGGGAGACAGATAGAAAGGCAgttagaaagacagacagacagacatacaaagacaggcagacacgcagaaagacaaacaaacagagaggcagacagacagacagaaagacagacaagcagacagacaggcagatatacagaaagacaggcagacacagagGGACAGACAGGCGTGCATCCCTTCATCCCAGTCCGTGCCGAGTGCCTGCTGTCAAGGGAAGCGCTGCCGAGCCTCCTACAGGTGTCATTAGGAATGCAACACCTGAGCCATCGCTGAGTTCACCTTCACTGCAGCGCAACCTAGCAGctcgtacgagagagagagagagagagagagagagagagagagactaacaaaatttaacaaataataacagtaaataataatgaaagagaaatatgaCTAGCCTTTTTAAAGACAAacttttcgagagagagagagagagagagagagagaggagagaggagagagagagagagagagagagagagagagagagagagagagagagagagagagagagagagagccagccagtcaaccaaccTCGTCTTTCATTAAATCTTTCATCAGGTCGATAAATCACTCATAATCCCTCAGGTAATCCGCTTCACAATCTCCACAATTACCTGGGAACGCGAAATTTCAGCCTaccttgaaaataaaaacagacattgtttacctgtttttttttattagaccCATTAAAGCTTCTACTGACATCctattgtcttcttcctctgcatgtcacacggagagggagagaagggaggggaagagggaggaaatgaagggaaggaggtgatggtagcgatggaggagtaagaggaggaaaggtatgTTGATTAGTTTATACCTGCTAATAgaagagggaagcagggaggaagggaaggatgtagTATACCGTTACCTGATATGCTGTGAACACGACCCTCTGTCAAAGTATTTCTCTATTAGTTTAAAAGCCTTGCAGTAAAGTATCAGggaatattgagtgtttttttttttttttactgatgtattttttttatctatctaattaCGATCTAAGGAAAGTTGTtgaattttgctttttttttttcagtgacgcAGATCGTTTGTGACTGCAGTTTGATGTTAACGTTATTATATACTACTATTTTGCCTCTAAATatccttcctttcatattcgcttcctatcttcttttttttctgctttccatATACATTCTTTCCACTTTATCACCTGTAAGGCCATGAAggtgtattttattttcagtataCACTATATATTTTCCCCTAAACTACTTTCCTTGAAGTTTTATCTCCGAAACTTTATCTCCGTGTAACTTTAGAATGTTTTATCTCCGTGCGAAGAGGGAAAATTGTTGGGACGCGTTTCCGGGGCATTTCCTCACCCGCACTGCGTTCAGGTGGGCCAGGTGTTCCCAGACGCCGCCACACACCTGGTCATGAGCTGCAGGtttgggcaggtgtgtgtggcgatTTATTTGTCCATTTTTCCTTATGTAGAAtggcttttttttgtgtgtgtgtgtgtatgtatgtatttgcaTTCGTATGTATAGGTGTGTACGTGTATATATGCCAGTTAATTAACCCTTTTCCCCCGGCCAGGTATGCCTTGTTTACACCTGAATAGCTTTGTAATGTTCCCAGCTTTTTCCCCTCTTGTATAGCCCGCGCCATATCACTGcattttatattctctcttttattcatttatttatttatttatttttttcgtattggtTAGTTTTCAGCCCCAGTGGTGACTGTTATTTTGCGTAATGTTTCGGTGTTTATCTGTTCTACATTTGTCActggttttcattatttcactttttttgggCGGGGCTTTAATTTTTCGTTTGTCTGTAAATTGcgctttgttaattttttttccttttctttatcgacctttttttctttgacttttttattcatatatttttacgtgTATTTACTTTACACTTCCCATAACccatgtatttctttttcatttttttccacttacagcttttatttcttttcttatgtctgccttttattttctcctccctggCAGTATTTCCCcttttactctcctttccttctcctttcctcctttgcaTTCCTCAACACTCCTGTCGCTCACTTCCTACACTTTCCTttgcttcactctctctctctctctctctctctctctctctctctctctctctctctctctctctctctctctctctctctctctctctctctctctctctctctctctctctctctcgtacctcttttttccttctcacttctGGCCATCCCTCCTgacactttccttcttcctcctccatacattcatacactatccttcctcatttccctcccttccctccacacgtcgtcctcttttccctccctctccctttccctttccctttccctctccctccccctcccccactccctctccctctacctcacAGCATCCCTTTCCAGCGACTGTAATTCATTTGCATAAAAGTGGCGTTTATGTCCTTCATCCTCCCACCGTGTAGCAGCAGAGAGGccgcacgcgcacacgcacaagCATGCACCAAGTATGGCCCCACATACTCAACGTgttcacagacagacagacagacagacagacagacagacagacagacagatagacagacagacagacagacagggaaaaaGGCAAACAGACGAGCAAGTAGGCAGGTagagatggacacacacacacacacacacacacacacacacacacacacacacacacacacacacacacacacacacacacacacacacacacacacacacacaccttgaattTGCTCGTATGAAACTCGATAAATTGCAGTTTCTAATATAGTATTCTTAACcttttgattgttgttgttgttgttgttgtcttggtATTgccgcagccaccaccaccaccagcaccaccactaccttgaGGCACACAGGCAAAGGATAACTTTAAGTCCTCGCCAGGCTCTCCTTCAGCGTCCTCGtcaggtggtgcaggtgtgacGTGAATTCTATTGAAGGGGCTGATCCTTCTTGACGCGCCTGGCTGCCCTTATCCTTCCCGTTTCCTTTATTACTTCGGCTGGTGATTACCTTGCGCTTCATCACTTTCATTTGCCTCTTATGGATTTgatcatatatttctttttcttctatttattcttaTGATTTTACGTTTGAGCGAATTCTTTCTCAAATTCCTCATTTCCTCAAATATCTAGATTTTTTCGTATATattatttctcttctatttattattataactccCACCACATCAGTAACCCACTCATAATACATTCCTATCAAACAAGTAAAGCTCATATCACATCCACACCTCATTCACATTCACATTTCATTATCTTTACCCCACCAACTTTTTAAAcaaatttctccttttttaccGATTAtaatctcccttcctcttccatttttctttactaCCATCAGACAAAtccggcaagagagagagagagagagagagagagagagagagagagagagagagagagagagagagagagagagagagagagagagagagagagagagagagagagagagagagagagagaatatattggATGCAGTgaagacatgcttgtaatgAATGTGACTGAGAGAAGCACAAAAGACTGAGCGTGTTTGAAAAGGTTGATCCAGTGTAACGAAAGACTCTCAGACGAACAGGGATTTCATGTACCCCCCCTTTCGTCCTCCACATTCTCCCCCCTGACACATACACCATCGATGAAAAGCAACGTAAAGGTCTGTACGTTTTGTCGCGTGGAACAATATGACACAATGTACGAAAAATTCAGACAAATGACTTGGATATAATGGAGAGACATAACAAGTAGGATCACAAAATGCAGCGGCGCACAATGCATCGGCGTTTAGCATCTCATTCTGCCGTCAGGTGTAGCGAAAGAAACGCCGCCGCCTCAATTAGTGGAAAACACGACGCTTTGTGGTGATTCTGAGGGGCAGTTTGTACAAggcttcatttctttccctttttcatttaattatttttttccttgttaagTACATACACATTATAATCGTTTTTGTggcgggtacacacacacacacacacacacacacacacacacacacacacacacacacacacacacacacacacacacacacacggaatacTCACAAGGGAGTACGGAGGTATGTTGGTTCGAATGGCCCGCGTGTTTAAGGGCTGGAGTGGTCTGAAGTTTCCTGTGATGGGGAGCGTCTGGCCGTGGTTGCCTCGCCTCAGGGACTGCAGGTGCCACAACTGTAATGACACACCTGTAAATACTCCTCACTCACCTGTAAGATACTTCTCACACACCTGTACCTTCAATCGCATTTACCTAGAATACATTTCACTCTACGCTCATTTTCCCAGAACGTCTTTCACACTGCATACCTGttgtaatttatttttcatacatCATCAGCTTTATATGCCTGTCAGTCCTCCACAAATCCATAATTCTTGAAGCTATTCCTGATTTTTCACTGATGTAATTTATCTTAACTTTGTATCAGTTACCTCTGTTATATTCTTCCCACgcttttgtttgtgttccttcttcACCACCTCATCAACCACCTGCAGCTCCCTCGCTGCTCACCTGTCATCACTTTCATTAAATACtgcccgtggtggtggtggtggtggtctctgcCACGTCCACAGagtcctttccttcacctcagaCACGCGGTTTATTTCCCTACTGGTAGATAATTTAAGCGGTTCTCAAATGCACTGTAATTTCCCTCCTGTCAGGACTCCCAGGGCACACTCAGACTTGTTAGACAAAGAATAAGTACGAGCCAGgacttgccttctctctctcctcacgcaAACATTCTTCCAAAttgtcttttcttcgttttgttcCGACGcatattttttgttcctctaACGCACGGGAATTTCCTCTCATCTCGAGATTTCGGTCGACATACGACTCGCGTCTATTATTTTCTCGCGCCGAGGGAAATCACGCAGCCGACTCTGTGTCCCGAAGGTGGAAAGTATATTTACCTTTTTTGAATGGAACTCAAGGTGTATAGTGTTTTCGGATTTTTTGGAGAGCCGGGCTGAGAATAGGCCGAAAgcatttctcccctccccccatcccccatgCTGCTCACCTTCATCCCGTTTGACCCTGTTCCTTATTCACCACGTACCTACCTGCCCGGGCCTTACCTAACTTCACTTAGCGAAGTTCACGCAACCAATTTCACACTCACCTAACCCAAGCACTCCCAACTCCTAATGCCAACTTCACACTTTGGCCTCACACCCTTTCAAACTCCCGCTGCATTTGCCCCTCACATCCCCTAGCACCCCACACCTGTTCCCACGCTCACCTGGTCTGCCGTGATGTATCCTGGCTTGTTGAGGATGACCCAGGTGACCGTCTCCTCGCAGGGCGGCTCGGTGAGGGACCCTTCGTAGGTGAGGTACATCGGGGAGGTGAACAGCTCCCTTATCGGCACGAAGGGGATCACTGTAGATTTTCCTGCAGGGCGAGACGAGGGCGATGAATGAGAGATAATTAAGCGGAACATTGGAAGGTCTGGACTTTTTGTTGTTTGATGGGAAGCGGACTTAATTAGGGTGTGATGTTTTGATATGAATTATCGGCACTGGAGCGAATATATGGTCGTTTGCGTTCGTTTACTATGCAGGGTGGCGGATGCGTGGATATAGGCCATGGTTTGGAAACAGCGCCCCGTCTTACccggaatacaaaacaacaacaatgtggaTTTTGTGTCTGGTGAAATATTAAAGTGGAAATGAGCCTTGGTGATTCTTGGAATAGAAAAGTTGCAGAAAATGGGGCGTTGCCTCCACCATGTTATGAAGCACAGCCGCGGAACGCTACGCCTTTGGGGATGCGAGGACGTCCCGGGAGACCGTGTCATCCCTAAGGCACGAGGcaggaaatagaataagatttaGTCCGACTTTTACTGAAATAAAAGTTTAGGAAATGCGAGTATACAGCCCCAAATTAATTAGATTCGTATAggattcctctctttttttttctttttttttttcattttttcccccgtTGCATTTTATGATTTCCATTTGAAGAAAAATTGAGTAAAAGGAGGATTGGCCTCAGGATGCGAGCCGCGGACATGGACCACGCcggcagtttttttctttttttttttttttcattctctttctctcatattcacaAATGGTGACCGGCGGATCGTGGAGTGAAGGTGGGGAGCGTTTCACGGTCACTTTTGTCTCGTTATTCAAACCTACCGCATTAAACGACGAAACAGGAGGAGACGAGCACATCATATAACATAAAATAAGATCACAACGACAAAATCCGGGAGGAAATTTGACCGacgggtaagagagagagagagagagagagaaaaaaagaggtggagTTTGCGTAATTTACCCTTGATCaaaatcgaataaaaaaaaaaaaagtgaagtgctTGTGTGTCAGTCTTCAAAGAGGCGGAACACTCGCACACTCGCACACTGAAGAGTCAGGCCAGCCAGCgccatgtttgtgtgtgtgtgcatcgtgCCCGTGAAGCCAAGATGCTCTCCGGGGCTACCAACGGGCCTGGAACGCTGACATTGCCAAATTTCCGAGTTCGCCCACTCTTGTCTAAGTCTGACGAAACACTGCGTCAGGAACCCACAACACGGCTGCAAGGTAAATGCGCCATTGTCTTTAAGGAAacgacagggagagagaggcgaaagaggaggagaaagagaaagaaaagaaagaaagaaaacaaaaaggaggaaaagaaagagaagaaaaaataggaggaaaagcaggagaaaagcgaggagtaagaggaaaagcaagaggagaaaagcgaggaggaaaaggaagaggtgaaggagaaaaagaagaggaggaggaggaaggagggaaagaagcttataaggaataaaaggaaaaaaatgagaaggtcatgaggaggaagataggaaagagaCGTGCATGTTggaaagaaagtagagagaggagagagagagagagagagagagagagagagagagagagagagagagagagagagagagagagagagagagagagagagagagagagagagagagagaactgactgTCTGATTGGATAAATGAGCGACAAGGCGAGGGTAGAGGACGGAAGTTGTCAGCCTGGAGCGTGCTGAGAGACTGACTGGCGCCTCGCATTAACACCCTCGacctttccttcttaactttcttcgttttcgtggagagagagagagagagagagagagagagagagagagagagagagagagagagagagagagagagagagagagagagaaagagagagagagtagtagtagtagtagtagtagtagtagtagtagtagtaagaaaaaaaaatatctgataTATTCTCTCgaggaaaatatatatggagaaaagaatgacaGTAGTAACGAGAGGGGTTGAActagggaagaaataaaaagaaagtggaggaatgaaggagggaaggaaggaggaagaaatgatggtttgtgagggaaggaaaagaggaggaatagggtaagagagagagagagagagagagagagagagagagagagagagagagagagagagagagagagagagaggacagtaaGAAAAAGTATGATATTTTCTCATGAGGAGAACATAGAGAAAAGTAATATAAGAGAAGgaatattaatgatattgaaTAACAGTAATGGATATAAATTTGCAATGGTAAATGATAGTAAGGAAAGTacctaatattctttttttagtcTCACATTGTTAgtaagacaatgataaaaaaaatcttatttcaATACGaaggaaatatagataaattattattttttttcagtttcattattttatattcaGTTCATAAAAGAccgaaaaataatgaagaaaaaatatcaaacaaGGCAAAATCCACctaatctttattttctattttggtCGGGGCAAGATTTTTCATTTACGCAAACGaacaaatggatgaataaaaagtaaactaaaaaaagacgaaatgcCATTCAAATTTCCTACGAGGCAGAAGCGAAAATTTGAAGTCCATCACATTCACTAAGCTCcgatttagcttttttttttttttttttccatgtacaGTTGACATTAATTACAGGTACGAGAGGAAAATGTATAAAATGAATGACCGCCACTAGAGGACAAATCATTGGGGAGGACGGGAAGCAAAAGAGTGAAGCGGCGTGAAGCGTTCATCCAATTACACTTCCATTAAGGCTTCGGAATGATAAGAGTGGAGTGATAAGAACCAAGGGGGAAAAATTGGCCGGTAATGAGACGATCAACAGACGGCATCCTGAGTTTGACAGGTGTGCCCAAAGGGTGATGCAAAAAAATCTGTGTAATTGATAAAAATGTGTgtaattaattttcatcattctctctctctctctctctctctctctctctctctctctctctctctctctctctctctctctctctctttccctgatgtctccttttttttcccccttctcacCTTCATCCCTAATCTTGTTTCCTCCATGCCATTTGtcctttttttgctctctctcttcatcgtcTCCTTTTAACCCATTCTccaattccttcttttcctctttttttccccactttcgCCTTCCTTATCATCTCATCCTTtcaatcttccctccctccctttctttctttctcctctttctcctgccctggttctcttcccttccttccattcatccctcccttcctttctttcttctgtcccctctgctttcccttctccattcctttcttctcttctctatctccttcctcttcaccaccaTCTTCTTGTCGTTTATCGTGttctccctcattctttttttcattccccttctcccctcttctctgtttctctctttcttcacctctgCTTCCTTGCCCTTTCCTCCCTAGCTCACactgtttttgttctttcctcctctctctcctacctttcctcccttcatagTTTTCCTCCAAATTATAGAAGGCGGTTTTTCCTTGGCTGTTCGCTCCCTGATGTTTAGCGAATAAAAGGCGATGATTGAGCAAAATTTATCTCactaaagcaaggaaaaaaagagagtaatGGGTGTAAATGGgtcacgtagagagagagagagagagagagagagagagagagggggaggggggttgcTGGGAAAAGAAGGGGGATGGCCGTTGATCAAAAGATTAAACGCGTCACTATATTTGGATtaaagtgagaggaagtgagaggaatggAGGCAAAACAGTGAAAAGCGAGTCGGATGTTTGTGACGGACGAGGGAAATGGGCGACTAAAAATGACCCTCAATAATAAGTGacggaaagaagagggggagagaggaatagaaaaggaggaatgtaaaaagacaagtaaggaaaaaactgaaagaggataatgatgatcggataaatgataaatgaagtggAAGATACACTGGAAATAAATAGTATGAAGATATATGAAAGATCAGtaacagtgtggtggtggtggtggtggtggatgaaaaTTACAGATGAATCAGCGGAGACGGAAGTGGATAAACTTACCTCTATGTGGAACCATGTGGATGTGGTCCATCCAAATTTTCAGCACAGGGTTGGGTCGCCATCCcacctgcgagagagagagagagagagagagagagagagagagagagagagagagagagagagagagagagagagagagagagagagttcttgtCAGTGGATCCTGTCAAAGGGACTaccatcctctcctttcttccctccattcctcctcctcctcctcctcctctcttattctttccttttatctctatccctcttcctcatgttttctttgtcgttacatctttccatttattctacaatttccatcttccattccaattcttcactccttctctttcacttcatttcatcttattcttccatttatccatcctttcctccatcccttccttccacttcccttAGTCTCCTCCAGCACCCA harbors:
- the LOC135115868 gene encoding carbonic anhydrase-related protein 10-like; protein product: MFPAEIQLYLYNSDLYANFTHALDKPNGILGVALLLKVGWRPNPVLKIWMDHIHMVPHRGKSTVIPFVPIRELFTSPMYLTYEGSLTEPPCEETVTWVILNKPGYITADQLWHLQSLRRGNHGQTLPITGNFRPLQPLNTRAIRTNIPPYSLGCSTVNTTSLYQAVDLTGR